The Caloranaerobacter ferrireducens genome contains a region encoding:
- a CDS encoding methyl-accepting chemotaxis protein has product MKIAIVGAGNGGTAILKSLAKIEEISIEIIIDTNLNAPGILLAKELGIRFSDSIDDINCNILDMVIEATGVEKVSMLLNEKFGGSCKIIDSEGAYLIMTLVEREVKTLEKLNSQMSVIADTSSVVQRQLEDITSSVKSIHNVSENLLNTAEVSSKYIEESDKIVSYVNKIAQQIKILGLNANIEAARAGEHGRGFSVVANEIQKLANSSETFAKEINEMLVKLANEIRKINVEIDNLKKLSQIQLDASETVSVAVERLKSETTI; this is encoded by the coding sequence GTGAAAATTGCAATAGTTGGTGCTGGAAATGGTGGAACAGCTATTCTAAAGTCACTAGCAAAAATCGAAGAAATAAGTATCGAAATAATTATTGATACCAATTTAAATGCACCTGGTATTTTATTGGCTAAAGAATTAGGTATAAGATTTTCTGATTCAATAGATGATATAAACTGCAATATTTTAGATATGGTTATTGAAGCAACTGGTGTTGAAAAAGTATCAATGCTTTTAAATGAAAAGTTTGGTGGCAGTTGTAAAATAATAGATTCAGAAGGTGCATATCTTATAATGACACTGGTAGAAAGAGAAGTAAAAACTTTAGAAAAGCTAAATTCACAAATGTCAGTGATTGCTGATACTTCTTCAGTAGTTCAAAGACAATTAGAAGACATAACATCTTCAGTAAAAAGTATACATAATGTTAGCGAAAACTTATTAAATACAGCTGAAGTATCAAGTAAGTACATAGAAGAAAGTGATAAAATTGTAAGTTATGTTAATAAAATAGCTCAGCAAATCAAAATTCTAGGTCTAAATGCAAATATTGAAGCGGCAAGGGCAGGAGAACACGGAAGAGGTTTCTCCGTTGTAGCTAATGAAATCCAAAAACTTGCCAATAGCAGTGAAACTTTTGCTAAAGAAATAAATGAAATGCTAGTTAAATTAGCTAATGAAATAAGGAAAATTAATGTAGAAATAGATAATCTTAAAAAACTTTCACAAATTCAATTAGACGCTTCAGAAACTGTAAGTGTAGCTGTTGAAAGGCTTAAATCTGAAACTACTATATAA